Proteins encoded within one genomic window of Brienomyrus brachyistius isolate T26 chromosome 22, BBRACH_0.4, whole genome shotgun sequence:
- the LOC125718383 gene encoding serine protease 33-like isoform X1 produces the protein MISGSKVGRMEAKVPLFAVCLVAGLLTCDTQVLAVCGRRLLGNRIVGGKDVREGAWPWQVDIQMGGRGHVCGGSLVAKDWVLSAAHCFPKLADVSSYRLYMGRHQLSGTNHHEVSSRVRRVVVPAGYTNPQEGQDVALVQLATPVQWSNWIQPVCLPSDGAVFPNGIQCYVTGWGHIREGVSLPGVGTLQEVQVRIIRQMSCQKMYQVLPFTSDQVDILPDMICAGFPEGGRDSCQGDSGGPLVCPMVNGTWVQAGVVSFGQGCAQPNRPGIYAKVSSFASFIRSTVPEIQLHSAALRAQAWNLAVLAAAVLSWLGYHHVP, from the exons ATGATATCAGGGTCCAAGGTGGGGAGGATGGAGGCCAAGGTGCCGCTGTTCGCCGTCTGCCTTGTTGCAG GTCTTCTGACATGTGATACACAAG tGCTTGCAGTGTGTGGCAGGAGACTCCTAGGTAACAGGATTGTCGGAGGAAAGGATGTGCGGGAAGGGGCGTGGCCATGGCAGGTGGATATCCAGATGGGCGGCAggggtcatgtctgtggggGCTCACTCGTAGCCAAGGACTGGGTGCTGTCTGCTGCCCACTGCTTCCCAAA GCTCGCCGACGTCTCGTCCTACCGGCTGTACATGGGCAGGCACCAGCTCAGTGGCACCAATCACCATGAGGTGTCCAGTCGGGTCCGACGAGTTGTGGTTCCAGCAGGCTACACCAATCCTCAAGAGGGTCAGGATGTAGCTCTGGTCCAGCTGGCCACACCGGTCCAGTGGTCAAACTGGATCCAGCCAGTGTGTTTGCCCAGTGACGGTGCTGTGTTTCCCAATGGGATACAGTGCTATGTCACTGGCTGGGGCCACATCAGGGAGGGGG TGTCTCTGCCTGGCGTGGGGACCCTACAGGAAGTGCAGGTGCGCATCATCAGGCAAATGTCCTGTCAGAAGATGTACCAGGTTCTGCCCTTCACCTCTGACCAAGTAGACATACTTCCTGACATGATCTGTGCCGGGTTCCCAGAAGGAGGCAGGGATTCCTGCCAG GGTGATTCAGGGGGACCCCTCGTGTGCCCCATGGTGAACGGGACCTGGGTACAGGCGGGGGTGGTGAGTTTCGGTCAAGGTTGCGCACAGCCTAACAGGCCTGGCATTTACGCTAAAGTCTCCAGCTTCGCCAGCTTCATTCGCAGCACGGTGCCGGAGATCCAGCTGCATAGCGCAGCCCTCCGGGCGCAGGCCTGGAACCTGGCTGTGCTTGCTGCTGCAGTATTGTCTTGGCTTGGATACCATCATGTGCCATGA
- the LOC125718383 gene encoding serine protease 33-like isoform X2, whose product MISGSKVGRMEAKVPLFAVCLVAGLLTCDTQVCGRRLLGNRIVGGKDVREGAWPWQVDIQMGGRGHVCGGSLVAKDWVLSAAHCFPKLADVSSYRLYMGRHQLSGTNHHEVSSRVRRVVVPAGYTNPQEGQDVALVQLATPVQWSNWIQPVCLPSDGAVFPNGIQCYVTGWGHIREGVSLPGVGTLQEVQVRIIRQMSCQKMYQVLPFTSDQVDILPDMICAGFPEGGRDSCQGDSGGPLVCPMVNGTWVQAGVVSFGQGCAQPNRPGIYAKVSSFASFIRSTVPEIQLHSAALRAQAWNLAVLAAAVLSWLGYHHVP is encoded by the exons ATGATATCAGGGTCCAAGGTGGGGAGGATGGAGGCCAAGGTGCCGCTGTTCGCCGTCTGCCTTGTTGCAG GTCTTCTGACATGTGATACACAAG TGTGTGGCAGGAGACTCCTAGGTAACAGGATTGTCGGAGGAAAGGATGTGCGGGAAGGGGCGTGGCCATGGCAGGTGGATATCCAGATGGGCGGCAggggtcatgtctgtggggGCTCACTCGTAGCCAAGGACTGGGTGCTGTCTGCTGCCCACTGCTTCCCAAA GCTCGCCGACGTCTCGTCCTACCGGCTGTACATGGGCAGGCACCAGCTCAGTGGCACCAATCACCATGAGGTGTCCAGTCGGGTCCGACGAGTTGTGGTTCCAGCAGGCTACACCAATCCTCAAGAGGGTCAGGATGTAGCTCTGGTCCAGCTGGCCACACCGGTCCAGTGGTCAAACTGGATCCAGCCAGTGTGTTTGCCCAGTGACGGTGCTGTGTTTCCCAATGGGATACAGTGCTATGTCACTGGCTGGGGCCACATCAGGGAGGGGG TGTCTCTGCCTGGCGTGGGGACCCTACAGGAAGTGCAGGTGCGCATCATCAGGCAAATGTCCTGTCAGAAGATGTACCAGGTTCTGCCCTTCACCTCTGACCAAGTAGACATACTTCCTGACATGATCTGTGCCGGGTTCCCAGAAGGAGGCAGGGATTCCTGCCAG GGTGATTCAGGGGGACCCCTCGTGTGCCCCATGGTGAACGGGACCTGGGTACAGGCGGGGGTGGTGAGTTTCGGTCAAGGTTGCGCACAGCCTAACAGGCCTGGCATTTACGCTAAAGTCTCCAGCTTCGCCAGCTTCATTCGCAGCACGGTGCCGGAGATCCAGCTGCATAGCGCAGCCCTCCGGGCGCAGGCCTGGAACCTGGCTGTGCTTGCTGCTGCAGTATTGTCTTGGCTTGGATACCATCATGTGCCATGA
- the LOC125718383 gene encoding serine protease 33-like isoform X3, with protein MEAKVPLFAVCLVAGLLTCDTQVLAVCGRRLLGNRIVGGKDVREGAWPWQVDIQMGGRGHVCGGSLVAKDWVLSAAHCFPKLADVSSYRLYMGRHQLSGTNHHEVSSRVRRVVVPAGYTNPQEGQDVALVQLATPVQWSNWIQPVCLPSDGAVFPNGIQCYVTGWGHIREGVSLPGVGTLQEVQVRIIRQMSCQKMYQVLPFTSDQVDILPDMICAGFPEGGRDSCQGDSGGPLVCPMVNGTWVQAGVVSFGQGCAQPNRPGIYAKVSSFASFIRSTVPEIQLHSAALRAQAWNLAVLAAAVLSWLGYHHVP; from the exons ATGGAGGCCAAGGTGCCGCTGTTCGCCGTCTGCCTTGTTGCAG GTCTTCTGACATGTGATACACAAG tGCTTGCAGTGTGTGGCAGGAGACTCCTAGGTAACAGGATTGTCGGAGGAAAGGATGTGCGGGAAGGGGCGTGGCCATGGCAGGTGGATATCCAGATGGGCGGCAggggtcatgtctgtggggGCTCACTCGTAGCCAAGGACTGGGTGCTGTCTGCTGCCCACTGCTTCCCAAA GCTCGCCGACGTCTCGTCCTACCGGCTGTACATGGGCAGGCACCAGCTCAGTGGCACCAATCACCATGAGGTGTCCAGTCGGGTCCGACGAGTTGTGGTTCCAGCAGGCTACACCAATCCTCAAGAGGGTCAGGATGTAGCTCTGGTCCAGCTGGCCACACCGGTCCAGTGGTCAAACTGGATCCAGCCAGTGTGTTTGCCCAGTGACGGTGCTGTGTTTCCCAATGGGATACAGTGCTATGTCACTGGCTGGGGCCACATCAGGGAGGGGG TGTCTCTGCCTGGCGTGGGGACCCTACAGGAAGTGCAGGTGCGCATCATCAGGCAAATGTCCTGTCAGAAGATGTACCAGGTTCTGCCCTTCACCTCTGACCAAGTAGACATACTTCCTGACATGATCTGTGCCGGGTTCCCAGAAGGAGGCAGGGATTCCTGCCAG GGTGATTCAGGGGGACCCCTCGTGTGCCCCATGGTGAACGGGACCTGGGTACAGGCGGGGGTGGTGAGTTTCGGTCAAGGTTGCGCACAGCCTAACAGGCCTGGCATTTACGCTAAAGTCTCCAGCTTCGCCAGCTTCATTCGCAGCACGGTGCCGGAGATCCAGCTGCATAGCGCAGCCCTCCGGGCGCAGGCCTGGAACCTGGCTGTGCTTGCTGCTGCAGTATTGTCTTGGCTTGGATACCATCATGTGCCATGA
- the LOC125718383 gene encoding serine protease 33-like isoform X4, with protein MEAKVPLFAVCLVAGLLTCDTQVCGRRLLGNRIVGGKDVREGAWPWQVDIQMGGRGHVCGGSLVAKDWVLSAAHCFPKLADVSSYRLYMGRHQLSGTNHHEVSSRVRRVVVPAGYTNPQEGQDVALVQLATPVQWSNWIQPVCLPSDGAVFPNGIQCYVTGWGHIREGVSLPGVGTLQEVQVRIIRQMSCQKMYQVLPFTSDQVDILPDMICAGFPEGGRDSCQGDSGGPLVCPMVNGTWVQAGVVSFGQGCAQPNRPGIYAKVSSFASFIRSTVPEIQLHSAALRAQAWNLAVLAAAVLSWLGYHHVP; from the exons ATGGAGGCCAAGGTGCCGCTGTTCGCCGTCTGCCTTGTTGCAG GTCTTCTGACATGTGATACACAAG TGTGTGGCAGGAGACTCCTAGGTAACAGGATTGTCGGAGGAAAGGATGTGCGGGAAGGGGCGTGGCCATGGCAGGTGGATATCCAGATGGGCGGCAggggtcatgtctgtggggGCTCACTCGTAGCCAAGGACTGGGTGCTGTCTGCTGCCCACTGCTTCCCAAA GCTCGCCGACGTCTCGTCCTACCGGCTGTACATGGGCAGGCACCAGCTCAGTGGCACCAATCACCATGAGGTGTCCAGTCGGGTCCGACGAGTTGTGGTTCCAGCAGGCTACACCAATCCTCAAGAGGGTCAGGATGTAGCTCTGGTCCAGCTGGCCACACCGGTCCAGTGGTCAAACTGGATCCAGCCAGTGTGTTTGCCCAGTGACGGTGCTGTGTTTCCCAATGGGATACAGTGCTATGTCACTGGCTGGGGCCACATCAGGGAGGGGG TGTCTCTGCCTGGCGTGGGGACCCTACAGGAAGTGCAGGTGCGCATCATCAGGCAAATGTCCTGTCAGAAGATGTACCAGGTTCTGCCCTTCACCTCTGACCAAGTAGACATACTTCCTGACATGATCTGTGCCGGGTTCCCAGAAGGAGGCAGGGATTCCTGCCAG GGTGATTCAGGGGGACCCCTCGTGTGCCCCATGGTGAACGGGACCTGGGTACAGGCGGGGGTGGTGAGTTTCGGTCAAGGTTGCGCACAGCCTAACAGGCCTGGCATTTACGCTAAAGTCTCCAGCTTCGCCAGCTTCATTCGCAGCACGGTGCCGGAGATCCAGCTGCATAGCGCAGCCCTCCGGGCGCAGGCCTGGAACCTGGCTGTGCTTGCTGCTGCAGTATTGTCTTGGCTTGGATACCATCATGTGCCATGA